In Microplitis mediator isolate UGA2020A chromosome 2, iyMicMedi2.1, whole genome shotgun sequence, a single window of DNA contains:
- the LOC130663198 gene encoding uncharacterized protein LOC130663198 gives MVDGFNDPEWRLEKDSPIAQSTTLGWIIYGSVDTATSKLTTYGHHVTVDDQLQDFLSKFWYQEEPQTEFATHYTEEEEECEQHFVNTHYRQSDGRYVVRLPLKSLPSQLGDSLRAAQYALLRLRKRLESDPVYKKLYFDFLKEYEDLKHMRRVKLKDLPPNSYLLPHHGDLKEQSTTIKLRVVFNGSWKTTSGVSVNEILHVGPKIQIDISDVLIRICCHRYLFATDVTKMFRQIAVDKEDHHLQCILWFDEDYIPTMFALAPVTYGTISAPYLAGRALLQLAEDKENKFPKAVEPLTNSRYVDDIYGGTDELAEAIQVALETKNMCAAGCFPLAKWASNSTKLLSQVAPVETQEDTPRELGDTTVKVLGLTWNSTQDKFQFGYSLPEASPTTKRTILSEIARLFDPLGFLAPIIVRAKMFMQKLWLQNFDWDATLSPLLLQEWNLFRDELHQISKIQIPRWNHIKNGVSIELHGFSDASQLAMAAVVYLKVTDATGCSNISLVCAKTQVAPLKPITIPRMELTAAVLLAQLVLYVKKVLKLENIPIFLWTDSAASLT, from the exons ATGGTTGATGGCTTCAACGATCCGGAATGGCGTCTAGAAAAAGAC tcCCCAATCGCTCAGTCAACGACGCTCGGCTGGATCATTTATGGTTCTGTGGACACCGCTACATCAAAACTGACCACCTATGGTCATCATGTCACTGTTGATGATCAACTACAAGACTTTTTGAGCAAGTTTTGGTATCAAGAAGAGCCACAGACAGAATTCGCTACACACTATactgaagaagaagaagagtgTGAACAACACTTTGTCAATACACACTACAGACAGTCTGATGGTCGATATGTCGTTCGCTTGCCGCTTAAATCCTTACCAAGTCAACTGGGTGACTCGCTACGAGCTGCACAATACGCTTTACTACGTCTTCGCAAACGATTGGAGAGTGATCCAGTCTACAAGAAGTTGTACTTCGACTTCTTGAAAGAATATGAAGACTTGAAACACATGAGACGAGTAAAATTAAAGGATTTACCACCGAACAGTTACCTGTTGCCTCATCATGGGGATCTAAAAGAACAGAGCACCACCATCAAGCTCAGGGTAGTATTTAATGGGTCCTGGAAAACAACATCTGGCGTATCTGTCAACGAGATATTACATGTGGGCCCCAAGATTCAAATTGACATCAGTGACGTACTTATTCGCATCTGCTGTCATCGCTATTTATTCGCTACTGACGTAACTAAAATGTTTCGTCAGATTGCAGTTGACAAGGAAGATCATCATCTACAGTGCATACTCTGGTTTGACGAAGACTACATCCCAACAATGTTTGCACTCGCTCCGGTTACTTATGGAACAATATCAGCTCCATATCTCGCTGGGAGAGCACTTTTACAACTCGCTGaagataaagaaaataaatttccaaaagcTGTTGAACCGCTAACAAATTCACGCTATGTTGACGACATCTATGGAGGCACAGATGAACTCGCTGAGGCAATTCAAGTTGCTCtcgaaacaaaaaatatgtgtgCCGCAGGATGTTTTCCGCTTGCCAAGTGGGCAAGTAATTCAACGAAATTACTCTCTCAAGTCGCTCCAGTGGAAACCCAAGAAGATACACCAAGAGAACTTGGGGATACTACGGTAAAAGTACTCGGGTTAACCTGGAATTCAACACAGGATAAATTTCAGTTTGGCTATTCGCTTCCAGAAGCATCACCAACTACTAAACGCACAATTTTGTCTGAAATTGCTCGCTTGTTTGACCCGCTTGGGTTTTTGGCACCGATCATCGTGAGAGCCAAGATGTTCATGCAGAAGCTCTGGCTGCAGAACTTCGACTGGGATGCTACGCTATCACCGTTGCTTCTTCAAGAATGGAATTTATTTCGAGATGAACTACATCAGATCTCGAAGATTCAGATACCTCGCTGGaatcatataaaaaatggtgTATCGATTGAATTACATGGATTCTCTGACGCTTCACAACTCGCTATGGCTGCTGTCGTTTATCTAAAAGTTACTGATGCTACTGGATGCTCCAATATTTCGCTAGTGTGTGCCAAAACACAAGTTGCACCACTGAAACCCATCACAATACCAAGAATGGAGCTTACTGCCGCTGTCTTACTCGCTCAACTGGTACTCTACGTCAAGAAAGTCTTGAAACTTGAAAATATACCAATTTTCTTGTGGACAGACTCCGCTGCATCCTTAACGTGA
- the LOC130663201 gene encoding uncharacterized protein LOC130663201 encodes MILKLTFIILLTAIIIATKSEPMKKNCLRLGQKCSSNDQCCLNKCDGICMQVINSLSDYLMLMRTGNPAFCLSTGTQCNVNSDCCSSKCVRAKRKTYYTCIAEPSTSTANNNNNNNDATTIENIETETCRANGLQCIEKEHCCSKFCLAKYLVGVTYMYCAPLPDKSVTTRITHEITDTTTPPEIAVTGPRCSLYEESCYRDEECCSQACFTYFGHFRKVCF; translated from the exons ATGATTTTAAAACttacatttataatattacTTACTGCAATAATTATTGCAACAAAAAGTGAACcaatgaagaaaaattgcTTACGTCTTGGTCAAAAA tgTTCGAGTAATGATCAGtgttgtttaaataaatgtgaTGGTATATGCATGCAAGTAATTAACAGTTTGTCTGATTATTTAATGCTTATGCGCACTGGAAATCCTGCATTTTGTCTTTCAACAGGCACTCaa TGCAATGTCAACAGCGATTGCTGCTCTAGTAAGTGTGTTCGTGCTAAAAGGAAAACTTATTATACTTGCATTGCTGAACCATCTACTTCAACTgctaataacaataataataataatgatgctACGACAATCGAAAACATTGAAACTGAAACTTGCCGAGCAAATGGATTGCAA TGTATTGAAAAAGAACACTGTTGCTCAAAATTCTGTTTAGCGAAATACTTAGTTGGAGTGACATATATGTATTGTGCACCATTACCAGATAAATCAGTTACTACTCGAATAACACATGAAATTACTGATACCACAACACCGCCAGAAATAGCTGTTACAGGTCCAAGATGTTCTCTATATGAAGAAAGC TGCTATCGAGACGAAGAATGTTGCTCCCAAGCTTGTTTTACTTACTTCGGTCATTTTagaaaagtttgtttttaa
- the LOC130663197 gene encoding uncharacterized protein LOC130663197, translating to MKNVQVISTLLIDHSHHRTFHGGTQLTLADLRRSVWIEGGRVPVRSHILRCVVCTIHRGVRTQQLMGQLPSTRVRPSKAFLHTGIDYAGPVTLKTFQGREFRRFTSRRGVCSTLYSDCGTNFVGADATLKKEFAARSRQLKELQYLLTTDGTDWKLNPPSAPHFGGKWEAAVKSIKFHLLSIGESLFTYDQFATVLTQIEAVLNSRPIAPISKDSADLTALTPGHFLIGEPPIANF from the exons ATGAAGAACGTCCAGGTCATAAGTACGCTACTAATAGATCATTCGCATCATAGAACATTCCACGGGGGAACTCAATTGACTCTCGCTGATCTACGGAGATCTGTCTGGATAGAAGGTGGACGAGTTCCAGTCAGGTCTCACATTCTTCGCTGCGTCGTGTGCACGATACATAGAGGTGTTCGTACACAACAACTAATGGGACAATTGCCATCCACTCGTGTAAGACCATCAAAAGCTTTCTTACACACGGGAATAGACTACGCTGGGCCAGTAACACTGAAGACGTTTCAAGGTCGAG AATTTCGAAGATTTACTAGTCGGAGAGGCGTCTGCAGTACCCTATACTCGGACTGTGGTACAAATTTTGTAGGAGCAGACGCCACGCTAAAGAAAGAATTCGCAGCAAGATCGAGACAGCTAAAGGAACTTCAGTATTTACTCACTACAGATGGCACAGACTGGAAGCTCAACCCCCCAAGCGCTCCCCATTTTGGTGGCAAATGGGAAGCAGCCGTTAAGTCAATCAAGTTCCATCTCTTAAGTATTGGTGAATCGCTATTTACTTACGACCAATTCGCTACAGTTTTAACACAGATTGAAGCTGTGTTAAATTCAAGACCGATCGCTCCGATATCCAAAGATTCTGCAGATTTAACCGCTTTGACTCCCGGACATTTTCTCATTGGTGAACCGCCAATTGCTAACTTCTGA